The following coding sequences lie in one Oceanicola sp. 502str15 genomic window:
- a CDS encoding iron ABC transporter permease, with translation MTPARLYALLGALTAALFTASLTIGPAALPFTEALSALVTQSDGPATMVMREIRLPRALLGLLIGGALGLCGAAMQGYLRNPLAEPGLIGVSSSAALGAVIAIQTGLAYAAALALPFMALAGAGIAVLAIFALAGPRGTALTLILAGVALSALAGALTSLVLNLSPSPYAAAEIVFWMMGSLADRSMTHVALAAPFILAGAALILPLGRGLDALSLGEDAAASMGIRLARLRLALILGVAACVGAGTAVAGAVGFVGLVVPHLLRPLTGHRPSTLLIASALGGAAMLLAADTATRLILPARDLKLGVVTALVGAPFFFHLVWRLRGRL, from the coding sequence ATGACCCCGGCCCGCCTCTACGCGCTGCTCGGCGCGCTCACCGCGGCGCTCTTCACCGCCTCCCTCACCATCGGCCCCGCCGCGCTGCCCTTCACCGAGGCGCTCTCCGCCCTCGTCACCCAATCCGACGGCCCGGCCACCATGGTCATGCGCGAAATCCGTCTGCCCCGCGCCCTGCTCGGCCTGCTCATCGGCGGCGCGCTCGGCCTCTGCGGCGCCGCGATGCAGGGCTACCTGCGCAACCCGCTGGCTGAGCCGGGGCTGATCGGCGTTTCGTCCTCCGCCGCCCTCGGCGCGGTCATCGCCATCCAGACCGGCCTTGCCTATGCCGCCGCCCTCGCGCTGCCCTTCATGGCGCTCGCCGGGGCGGGCATCGCCGTGCTGGCAATCTTCGCCCTCGCCGGCCCGCGCGGCACCGCGCTCACCCTCATCCTCGCCGGTGTGGCGCTTTCGGCGCTGGCCGGGGCGCTCACCTCCCTCGTGCTCAACCTCTCGCCCTCGCCCTACGCGGCAGCGGAAATCGTGTTCTGGATGATGGGCTCACTGGCCGACCGCTCGATGACCCACGTCGCCCTTGCAGCCCCCTTCATCCTCGCAGGCGCGGCGCTGATCCTGCCGCTCGGGCGCGGGCTTGATGCCCTCTCGCTGGGCGAAGACGCCGCCGCCTCCATGGGCATCCGCCTCGCCCGCCTGCGCCTCGCGCTGATCCTCGGGGTCGCCGCCTGCGTCGGCGCGGGCACCGCCGTCGCCGGGGCCGTGGGCTTCGTCGGCCTCGTCGTGCCCCACCTGCTACGCCCGCTCACCGGCCACCGCCCCTCGACCCTGCTGATCGCCTCGGCGCTGGGCGGCGCGGCCATGCTGCTTGCGGCAGACACCGCCACCCGGCTGATCCTGCCCGCCCGCGACCTCAAGCTCGGCGTCGTCACCGCGCTGGTCGGCGCGCCCTTCTTCTTCCACCTCGTCTGGCGCCTGCGGGGGCGGCTATGA
- a CDS encoding ABC transporter ATP-binding protein translates to MSLSTQNLSVTRKNGRNTLRDVSFNVAPGEFIGLIGPNGAGKTTLLRAALGLLPATGTSSLAALSPAARARAAAFLPQSREIAWDLTVETLVTLGRTPHPPSEADRAAVTEAIAQMNLTALAHRRATNLSGGEQARALIARTLAQQTPLLLADEPIAGLDPAAQIATMQLFARLAAEGRAVVAALHDLSLAARYCTRLVVLHEGRIAADGPPEQVLKAALLADVFQITGSFIFTDHGPLFQPTGLT, encoded by the coding sequence ATGAGCCTCAGCACCCAAAACCTCTCCGTCACCCGCAAGAACGGGCGCAACACCCTGCGCGACGTCTCCTTCAACGTGGCCCCCGGCGAGTTCATCGGCCTCATCGGCCCCAACGGCGCAGGCAAGACCACCCTGCTGCGCGCCGCCCTCGGCCTGCTGCCCGCCACCGGCACCTCCTCGCTCGCGGCGCTCTCTCCCGCCGCCCGCGCCCGCGCCGCCGCCTTCCTGCCCCAGTCCCGCGAGATCGCCTGGGATCTGACGGTCGAAACCCTCGTCACCCTCGGCCGCACCCCGCATCCGCCCTCCGAGGCCGATCGCGCCGCCGTCACCGAGGCCATCGCCCAGATGAACCTCACCGCGCTGGCCCACCGCCGCGCCACCAACCTCTCGGGCGGCGAGCAGGCCCGCGCCCTGATCGCCCGCACCCTCGCCCAGCAAACGCCGCTGCTGCTGGCCGACGAGCCCATCGCCGGGCTCGACCCTGCGGCCCAGATCGCCACCATGCAGCTCTTCGCGCGCCTCGCCGCAGAGGGCCGCGCCGTGGTGGCCGCGCTGCACGATCTCTCCCTCGCCGCCCGTTACTGCACCCGCCTCGTGGTGCTGCACGAGGGCCGCATCGCCGCCGACGGCCCGCCCGAACAGGTGCTCAAGGCCGCCCTGCTGGCCGATGTCTTCCAGATCACCGGCAGCTTCATCTTCACCGACCACGGCCCCCTGTTCCAGCCAACCGGACTGACCTGA
- a CDS encoding cobalamin-binding protein, producing the protein MPFPPERIVCLTEETVETLYLLGQQDRIVGVSGYAVRPPGVRQQKPRVSAFTSADIPKVMALRPDLVLTFSDLQADIAAALLREGVAVYGFNQRGLAGIFDMIQTLGALTACEDKAAALTASYRARLDHLRAKAPARGLKVYFEEWDEPMISGIGWVSELIEATGATDSFAHLATEQAAKNRIITPEQVIEAAPDVILASWCGKKVRPERITSRPGWGAIPAVANQRIHEIKSPIILQPGPAALTDGLDAILAALA; encoded by the coding sequence ATGCCCTTCCCCCCCGAACGCATCGTCTGCCTGACCGAAGAAACCGTCGAAACCCTCTACCTCCTCGGCCAGCAGGATCGCATCGTCGGCGTCTCCGGCTATGCCGTCCGCCCCCCCGGCGTGCGCCAGCAAAAGCCCCGCGTCTCCGCCTTCACCTCCGCCGACATCCCCAAGGTCATGGCCCTGCGCCCCGACCTCGTGCTCACCTTCTCCGACCTTCAGGCCGATATCGCCGCCGCCCTCCTGCGCGAAGGCGTGGCGGTCTACGGCTTCAACCAGCGCGGCCTCGCCGGCATTTTCGACATGATCCAAACCCTCGGCGCCCTCACGGCTTGCGAAGACAAGGCCGCGGCCCTGACCGCCAGCTACCGCGCCCGTCTCGATCACCTGCGCGCCAAGGCCCCGGCCCGCGGCCTCAAGGTCTATTTCGAGGAGTGGGACGAGCCCATGATCTCCGGCATCGGCTGGGTCTCCGAACTGATCGAGGCCACCGGCGCCACCGACAGCTTCGCCCATCTGGCCACCGAACAGGCAGCCAAGAACCGCATCATCACCCCCGAGCAGGTGATCGAAGCCGCCCCCGACGTGATCCTCGCCTCCTGGTGCGGCAAGAAGGTCCGCCCCGAGCGCATCACCTCCCGCCCCGGCTGGGGCGCCATCCCCGCCGTCGCCAACCAGCGCATCCACGAGATCAAGTCACCGATCATCCTCCAGCCCGGCCCGGCCGCCCTGACCGACGGGCTCGATGCCATCCTCGCCGCCCTGGCGTAG
- a CDS encoding ABC transporter substrate-binding protein produces MPGSNLLGALALCLAGACPALAAPPERVVSINLCTDQLALAIAAPGQLVSVTRMLQADDSPLAEAARALPGNSARAEEVYLLAPDLVIAGSFTAPDTLRMLERLGLEVAVFTPAETLDDIRANILRMGRLLGREAEAAQEVAAFDARLAAIPMPPGPAPLAALYAANGYSAGQSTLPGQIVKSAGFALLAEKLGLPYGGVVPLETLATANPDLLVAARPGAPKSRAEEILAHPVVEALRARVPTDTLHDSDWTCGTPAVLGTVERLAAIRETME; encoded by the coding sequence GTGCCAGGTTCTAACCTCCTCGGAGCGCTCGCGCTCTGTCTGGCGGGGGCCTGTCCGGCCCTCGCCGCACCGCCCGAGAGGGTGGTGTCCATCAACCTCTGCACCGACCAGCTTGCGCTGGCCATCGCCGCGCCGGGCCAGCTCGTCTCGGTCACCCGGATGCTTCAGGCCGACGACTCGCCGCTGGCCGAAGCCGCCCGCGCCCTGCCGGGCAATTCCGCCCGCGCCGAGGAGGTCTACCTGCTCGCACCCGATCTGGTGATCGCCGGCAGCTTCACCGCGCCCGACACCCTGCGGATGTTGGAGCGGCTCGGGCTCGAGGTCGCCGTCTTCACCCCCGCCGAAACGCTCGACGACATCCGCGCCAACATTCTCCGCATGGGCCGCCTGCTCGGGCGCGAGGCCGAGGCCGCGCAGGAAGTCGCCGCCTTCGACGCCCGCCTCGCCGCCATCCCCATGCCGCCCGGCCCGGCCCCGCTCGCCGCGCTCTATGCCGCCAACGGCTATTCCGCCGGGCAATCCACCCTGCCGGGCCAGATCGTCAAATCCGCGGGCTTTGCTCTGCTGGCCGAAAAGCTGGGGCTGCCCTACGGTGGCGTGGTGCCGCTCGAAACCCTCGCCACTGCCAATCCCGACCTCCTCGTCGCCGCCCGCCCCGGCGCCCCGAAAAGCCGCGCCGAAGAGATCCTCGCCCACCCGGTCGTCGAGGCCCTGCGCGCGCGGGTGCCCACCGACACCCTGCACGACAGCGACTGGACCTGCGGCACCCCCGCCGTGCTCGGCACCGTCGAGCGGCTGGCCGCCATCCGGGAGACGATGGAATGA